The following coding sequences lie in one Rutidosis leptorrhynchoides isolate AG116_Rl617_1_P2 chromosome 6, CSIRO_AGI_Rlap_v1, whole genome shotgun sequence genomic window:
- the LOC139854696 gene encoding uncharacterized protein produces MVNVYGPNDPVKTRTLWDKLCSFIAANEGEYVCFGDFNEVRDEAERFGYIFHTEEAVVFNTFIGNTGLVNIPLNGRRFTWVNKTASKMSRIDRVLITPNVFDIFVDLKLTTLPRGYSDHLPLLLQDLKLVFWPSPFKCFNSWLLYEDFDNIVLSAAGEVMCNMELSFHEKMKHVKSKIRTWIKDKKANEKSRKVHLMERIDEIETVLETGNGTDHIVNERKDLVHELDNIQQVEDLDVLQKCRIKWDAEGDENSRYFHSPDDYIRIPQLVPDRVLSQEEVIELEKEVTENDVRSTVWACGSNKSPGPDGFNFAFVKKYWDILKEELISTVVFAFANRRMPKGAGSAFITLIPKVITKILASRLVKVMDSIICQEQFAFIAGHQILDGPFILNETMEWCKKRKEKLMIFKIDFEKAYDTVNWDFLDYMLNILGFGASWRSWVHMILQSSRTSILINGSPTKKFKVHIGLRQGDPLSPFLFLIVMEGLHLCIKEKIGEGVFHEVSVGKNPIMVSHLLYADDAIFISKWQRDKFDCMMQVLDKFHVFSGLSINVNKSVVYGLGVPESKIESFVTTVGCIKGEFPFVYLGLPMGSSMLHTSNWNSLREKFKKRLVGWQSNLLSIGGRAKLVKSVLGSVGIYYLSIFKCPEMVHNDIESMRASFFWGSSDGNRKMHWIYWDQVLAPLKNGGLGIGSTRAFNYALLLKWVWRFVANLDSKWASVIRAIYGCNGSMDGNISGSSAWPMIVKLYNKRQSDGKLPYNVLRVKVRNGRDVRFWLDNWKGDGTLASKFGRLFHLETNTDCYLADKLIHGVWIWNWVRSNIGARNEDSLQHLISHVGSCELNDNKDRWIWSLLEEMEYQVSSTRIHLDDCMLPTIDRPTRWIKEIPKKVNIFLWSVTWNR; encoded by the exons ATGGTGAATGTATATGGTCCTAATGATCCGGTTAAAACACGAACTTTATGGGACAAGTTGTGTTCATTTATAGCAGCAAATGAAGGAGAATATGTGTGTTTTGGTGATTTCAATGAAGTTAGAGATGAAGCTGAAAGATTTGGTTACATTTTCCATACAGAAGAGGCGGTAGTTTTTAATACGTTTATTGGCAATACGGGACTCGTGAATATCCCATTGAATGGAAGGCGTTTTACTTGGGTGAATAAGACGGCATCCAAAATGAGTCGTATTGATCGTGTGCTTATTACTCCTAACGTGTTTGATATTTTTGTAGATTTAAAATTAACGACGTTACCTCGTGGGTACTCCGATCACCTGCCATTATTGCTACAAGATTTAAAACTTGTTTTTTGGCCATCACCATTCAAGTGTTTTAATTCTTGGCTTCTTTACGAAGATTTTGATAATATCGTTCTTAGTGCAGCGGGTGAAGTTATGTGTAATATGGAATTATCTTTCCATGAAAAGATGAAACATGTGAAATCTAAAATCAGAACGTGGATCAAAGATAAGAAAGCTAATGAAAAGTCAAGAAAGGTGCATCTTATGGAAAGAATAGACGAGATTGAAACGGTTCTGGAAACAGGAAATGGTACAGATCATATCGTCAACGAAAGGAAGGATCTGGTGCATGAACTAGATAATATTCAGCAGGTGGAAGATCTTGATGTGTTGCAAAAATGTAGAATTAAATGGGATGCCGAAGGAGATGAAAACTCGAGATATTTTCATT CTCCTGATGATTATATAAGGATACCGCAGCTTGTTCCTGATCGAGTATTATCACAGGAAGAGGTGATAGAACTGGAAAAAGAGGTGACAGAAAATGATGTACGGTCGACGGTTTGGGCATGTGGTAGTAATAAATCTCCTGGTCCCGATGGTTTCAATTTTGCGTTTGTTAAAAAGTATTGGGATATCCTTAAAGAAGAGCTGATCAGTACGGTGGTATTCGCGTTTGCTAATAGGAGGATGCCAAAAGGCGCGGGATCCGCTTTTATCACTTTGATTCCAAAG GTTATTACAAAAATATTGGCATCAAGGTTGGTGAAGGTGATGGATAGTATTATTTGTCAAGAACAATTCGCATTCATTGCGGGTCATCAAATATTGGATGGTCCATTTATTTTGAATGAAACGATGGAATGGTGTAAAAAACGTAAAgaaaaattgatgatttttaaGATTGATTTTGAAAAGGCGTATGATACGGTTAATTGGGATTTTCTTGACTATATGTTGAATATACTTGGTTTCGGCGCATCATGGAGATCATGGGTGCATATGATTTTACAATCATCACGCACGTCTATACTCATTAATGGAAGCCCTACGAAGAAATTTAAGGTTCATATAGGTTTACGTCAAGGAGATCCACTAAGTCCATTTTTGTTCTTGATAGTCATGGAAGGACTTCATTTATGCATCAAAGAAAAAATTGGTGAGGGGGTGTTTCATGAAGTTTCAGTAGGTAAGAATCCAATTATGGTATCACACTTACTATATGCGGATGACGCGATTTTCATATCTAAATGGCAAAGAGACAAATTTGATTGTATGATGCAAGTGTTAGACAAGTTTCATGTATTTTCGGGTCTATCTATTAATGTTAATAAATCAGTAGTGTATGGTTTGGGAGTGCCAGAAAGTAAAATTGAGTCATTTGTTACAACTGTCGGTTGCATCAAAGGGGAATTCCCGTTCGTATATTTGGGGTTACCAATGGGCTCTTCAATGTTGCACACCTCCAACTGGAATTCCTTACGTGAGAAATTCAAAAAAAGATTGGTGGGATGGCAATCTAATTTATTATCAATCGGGGGTAGGGCGAAACTTGTGAAATCGGTTTTAGGATCGGTGGGTATTTATTATTTATCAATTTTTAAGTGCCCGGAGATGGTACATAATGACATTGAAAGTATGAGAGCTTCTTTCTTTTGGGGTAGTTCAGATGGTAATAGAAAGATGCATTGGATTTATTGGGATCAAGTTCTAGCTCCACTCAAAAACGGAGGTCTCGGGATTGGAAGTACTCGGGCATTCAATTATGCGCTTTTGTTAAAGTGGGTGTGGAGGTTTGTGGCGAACCTGGATTCAAAGTGGGCAAGTGTGATTCGAGCTATATACGGGTGCAATGGTAGCATGGATGGTAATATAAGTGGGTCTAGTGCATGGCCTATGATAGTCAAGTTATATAATAAACGGCAATCGGATGGAAAGTTGCCTTATAACGTTTTAAGGGTCAAAGTCAGAAATGGTAGAGATGTTCGTTTTTGGCTCGATAATTGGAAAGGGGATGGAACACTTGCTTCAAAATTTGGAAGATTGTTCCACTTGGAGACTAATACCGACTGTTATCTAGCTGACAAATTAATTCATGGCGTTTGGATTTGGAATTGGGTTAGAAGTAATATAGGAGCTCGTAATGAAGATTCTTTACAGCACCTTATTTCCCATGTTGGTTCTTGTGAattaaatgataataaagataGATGGATTTGGTCCTTATTAGAGGAGATGGAGTACCAAGTATCTAGTACTAGAATTCACTTGGATGATTGCATGCTTCCTACAATTGATAGACCCACACGTTGGATAAAAGAAATTCCAAAAAAGGTGAACATTTTTCTTTGGAGTGTAACGTGGAATCGGTAA